From the genome of Nicotiana sylvestris chromosome 2, ASM39365v2, whole genome shotgun sequence, one region includes:
- the LOC104249650 gene encoding uncharacterized protein encodes MEIFPIYLLHSGEWEENKFVNFISDCVIIESTFNYNNLVAAISEQIRIDSDLNTIEINFVPNVGLPPITIYNDTGVKVYIELKKKNLNFTEYPLFVIVKEIYENHLVVTSSVVASSSSCLVATNSNSRDVSTTDSTEIIDIQLIENTNFSENTGIIDNMLNEFVEEDQVYQDKETLMNVMKNLAVRERFQFKVKRSSATRYHLTCLDDNCAWNFKSSIIFKANIFKVRSYNNNYTCGYGERYLTQRQATSGIIASIVKDKYVNPKKVYTANDIIEDIKKQHGIEVSYMKAWRAKEIAMAMIRGSPSDSYKELPKYFYMLEQTNPGSVTKLHKSEDGCFLYAYVSLYASIKGWEHCIPIMVVDGSFLKATYKGTILTACTQDGAVGKILPLAYAIVDSENNKSWEWFFIQIKGTFGVREGMCIVSDRNESIFNATKAVYPEVPHCICMFHLWQNVKRTFKKHHKQLKDIFFAFARVYTIEKFEYHMIELCNIDPRVQPYLFEIGYERWSRAYSKVKRSMVMTSNIAESINAANKDSRELPVMRLLEYMTNLLQQWNNKNRKSAMETSTELGEKYDKLPRENLIASEQMTVRPATDQLYTVLEGVRRNIVCLEEGTCSCGKFQMDELSCPHAWAVLKNQQLKPGQYCSFYYKKDKLLSTYEFSVNPMPDESLWVIPTEVMEDVVLPPKGRRNAGRPRKERLKPASEKESKRAFSCSVCGQGGHNRKTCRNRPK; translated from the exons ACAATAGAGATTAACTTTGTGCCAAATGTTGGTTTGCCGCCGATCACGATTTACAACGATACAGGAGTTAAGGTGTATAtagaattaaagaaaaaaaacttgAATTTCACTGAATATCCCCTGTTTGTGATAGTGAAAGAGATTTATGAAAATCATTTGGTTGTTACAAGTTCTGTGGTTGCTTCAAGTTCCAGTTGTTTGGTTGCTACAAATTCAAATTCTAGAGATGTATCAACAACTGATAGcactgagattattgatattcaATTGATTGAAAACACGAATTTTAGTGAAAACACGGGTATAATAGATAATATGTTGAACGAATTTGTTGAGGAGGATCAAGTTTATCAGGATAAAGAGACACTTATGAATGTGATGAAGAACTTGGCTGTACGCGAGAGGTTCCAATTCAAGGTGAAGAGATCAAGCGCAACAAG GTATCACCTTACATGTCTGGATGACAATTGTGCTTGGAATTTCAAATCTTCTATCATTTTCAAGGCAAACATATTCAAAGTGAGAAGTTACAATAATAATTACACATGCGGCTATGGTGAAAGATACTTAACACAACGTCAAGCTACTTCGGGTATAATTGCTAGTATAGTCAAGGACAAGTATGTTAATCCAAAAAAGGTTTACACCGCAAATGATATAATAGAAGACATAAAAAAGCAACACGGGATTGAAGTGAGCTACATGAAAGCATGGAGAGCTAAAGAAATAGCAATGGCAATGATAAGAGGGAGTCCGAGTGATTCATATAAGGAGCTGCCAAAGTATTTTTATATGTTGGAGCAAACAAATCCAGGATCGGTTACAAAGTTGCATAAATCAGAGGATGGGTGCTTTCTTTATGCATATGTTTCGCTATATGCATCTATCAAGGGCTGGGAGCATTGCATACCGATAATGGTTGTTGACGGAAGCTTCCTTAAAGCAACATATAAGGGTACCATATTGACTGCTTGCACACAAGATGGAGCTG TTG gaaaaatccttccacttgcGTATGCAATTGTGGATTCAGAGAATAATAAATCTTGGGAGTGGTTCTTTATCCAGATAAAGGGTACTTTTGGAGTTAGGGAAGGGATGTGTATAGTTTCAGATAGAAATGAAAGCATCTTCAATGCCACAAAAGCTGTGTACCCAGAAGTACCACATTGTATTTGCATGTTTCACTTGTGGCAGAATGTAAAGCGCACATTCAAGAAACATCACAAACAATTGAAGGATATCTTCTTTGCTTTTGCAAGAGTTTACACGATAGAGAAGTTTGAGTACCATATGATAGAGTTGTGCAACATTGATCCGAGGGTGCAGCCTTACTTGTTCGAAATTGGGTACGAAAGGTGGTCTAGAGCATATTCCAAGGTGAAAAGGTCGATGGTAATGACTTCCAATATTGCAGAGTCAATTAATGCAGCTAACAAGGATTCTAGAGAGTTACCAGTAATGCGATTGCTGGAGTACATGACAAATTTGCTACAACAGTGGAACAACAAAAACAGAAAAAGTGCAATGGAGACATCTACAGAGCTTGGCGAAAAGTACGACAAACTCCCTCGGGAAAATCTGATTGCATCGGAGCAAATGACG GTGAGACCTGCTACGGATCAGTTATATACTGTGCTTGAAGGGGTAAGGAGAAACATAGTGTGCCTTGAAGAGGGAACATGCAGTTGCGGAAAATTTCAAATGGATGAACTTTCATGTCCGCATGCTTGGGCGGTTTTGAAGAACCAGCAGCTGAAACCTGGCCAATATTGCTCTTTTTACTACAAGAAGGATAAACTCCTTAGCACTTATGAATTTTCAGTGAATCCGATGCCAGATGAGAGTTTATGGGTAATCCCAACAGAGGTGATGGAAGATGTAGTCCTACCACCTAAAGGGAGAAGGAATGCAGGAAGGCCAAGAAAGGAAAGACTCAAGCCTGCTTCAGAGAAAGAGTCTAAGAGAGCATTTTCATGTTCTGTGTGTGGACAAGGTGGTCACAATAGGAAAACATGTAGGAATCGACCAAAATAA